One stretch of Caldinitratiruptor microaerophilus DNA includes these proteins:
- a CDS encoding chemotaxis protein CheX, translating to MKAEFINPFLVAAQEVLQAEASATVRKGTATIRSSPLMSDDVTVLIGVVGRVKGVVLYSMSEKTAKEIVGAIIREPVRVLDSMVESAVGEMANVITGRASMELEKLGYSVTIAPPSVVVGKNTVISTLQIRRLVIPLVTQYGDIVVHVALSKRQSG from the coding sequence ATGAAGGCGGAATTCATCAATCCCTTCCTCGTGGCGGCACAGGAGGTCTTGCAGGCGGAAGCATCAGCAACGGTGCGCAAGGGCACGGCGACGATTCGGAGCTCACCGCTCATGTCCGACGACGTGACGGTTCTCATCGGAGTGGTTGGCCGGGTCAAGGGTGTCGTACTTTACAGCATGTCGGAGAAAACGGCAAAGGAGATCGTCGGGGCGATCATCCGCGAGCCGGTACGGGTACTGGACAGCATGGTGGAGAGCGCGGTCGGCGAGATGGCGAACGTGATCACGGGCCGGGCGAGCATGGAGCTGGAGAAGCTGGGGTACTCGGTGACCATTGCCCCGCCGTCGGTGGTGGTGGGGAAGAACACGGTGATCTCGACACTGCAGATCCGGCGGCTGGTGATTCCGCTCGTGACCCAGTACGGGGACATCGTGGTGCACGTGGCGCTCAGCAAAAGGCAAAGTGGATAG